Genomic DNA from Nitrospirota bacterium:
AAGTCCAGCCTGCCGTCACAGTTGTTGTCTTTGCCGTCGCATATCTTCGGCGCTCCGGGATAGACTTTGTTGTCGTTGTCGTTACAGTCTGTTAACTTTCCCTTCGGACATGAAATGTCTCCGGGGCTGCCGTAACCGTCTCCGTCCACATCAGTACATGCCGCGTAAGCCGATGCGGAAAACAGTACAAAAAGAATTAACATAATAAGCGGGA
This window encodes:
- a CDS encoding putative metal-binding motif-containing protein, producing MLTNNFADGKKPKERVMGKHPLLPKKLFPLIMLILFVLFSASAYAACTDVDGDGYGSPGDISCPKGKLTDCNDNDNKVYPGAPKICDGKDNNCDGRLD